A single Candoia aspera isolate rCanAsp1 chromosome 7, rCanAsp1.hap2, whole genome shotgun sequence DNA region contains:
- the PLBD1 gene encoding phospholipase B-like 1, whose protein sequence is MVRFGNCCQRCWCWGGLLLLWAVAETRADLHYATVYWLAAEKSFHIKDVLDKNGDAYGYYNDTVQSTGWGILEIKAGYGNQSISNEILMYAAGFLEGYLTASHTCDHIANLYPQMIKNVIVEQKIKHFMQEQDQWTRQQIKNNKDDPFWRNAGYIIAQLDGLYMGNVEWAKRQKRTPLTDFEISFLNAVGDLLDLIPSLFSESTNIDSLFMPEVSRRYQWDMGHCSALIKVLPGYENIYFAHSSWFTYAATLRIYKHWDFRITDPQTRTGRASFSSYPGFLVSLDDFYILGSGLIMLQTTNSVFNHSLLKQVVPESLFAWERVRIANIMADSGKTWAQTFEKQNSGTYNNQYMILDTKKIKLQRSLEDGTLYIIEQIPKLVEYSDQTNILRKGYWPSYNIPFHKVIYNMSGYAEYVQKYGLDFSYEMAPRAKIFRRDQGKVTDMEAMKYIMRYNNYKKDPYARHNPCNTICCREDLNHKHPVPAGCYDSKVADISMAAKFTAYAISGPPVEEGLPVFSWIHFNQTKHQGLPDSYNFEFITMKPML, encoded by the exons ATGGTCCGCTTCGGCAACTGCTGCCAGCGGTGCTGGTGCTGGGGGGGACTTTTACTTCTTTGGGCCGTGGCAGAAACTCGAGCAG ATCTCCACTATGCTACTGTATATTGGTTGGCAGCTGAAAAGTCTTTCCACATTAAGGATGTATTAGACAAGAATGGTGATGCTTATGGCTATTACAATGACACTGTACAGTCTACTGGATGGGGGATTCTGGAAATCAAAGCAGGCTATGGTAACCAGTCCATAAGCAATGAAATACTCATGTATGCGGCAGGTTTCTTGGAAGGCTATCTCACTGCTTC GCATACGTGTGACCATATTGCAAATCTGTATCCTCAGATGATTAAGAATGTCATCGTTgaacaaaaaattaaacattttatgcA AGAACAGGATCAGTGGACCAggcaacagattaaaaataacaagGATGACCCCTTCTGGAGAAATGCAGGATATATTATTGCTCAGTTGGACGGGCTGTACATGGGAAATGTGGAATGGGCTAAACGACAGAAAAGAACA CCTCTCACTGACTTTGAAATTAGTTTCCTAAATGCAGTTGGAGATCTGCTTGACCTCATTCCTTCCTTATTCTCAGAGTCAACAAATATTGACTCTCTTTTTATGCCAGAAGTCTCTAGGAGATACCAATGGGATATGGGTCATTGCTCAGCTTTGATCAAG GTCCTCCCTGGATATGAGAATATCTACTTTGCTCATTCTAGCTGGTTTACATATGCTGCCACTTTGAGAATATATAAACACTGGGACTTCAGAATTACTGACCCACAGACAAGAACAGGACGTGCCTCTTTCAGCAGTTATCCAG GTTTTTTGGTTTCCCTAGATGACTTTTATATACTTGGCAGTGGATTGATCATGTTGCAGACCACAAATAGTGTATTCAACCATTCTCTTCTTAAACAAGTGGTACCTGAGAGCCTCTTTGCATGGGAGAGAGTCCGTATTGCCAATATAATGGCAGATTCAGGAAAGACTTGGGCCCAaacctttgaaaaacaaaattctg GTACCTATAATAACCAGTATATGATACTGGATACAAAAAAGATCAAATTGCAAAGAAGCCTTGAGGATGGAACTCTTTATATCATTGAACAGATTCCCAAACTTGTAGAATATTCTGATCAAACAAATATTCTCCGTAAAG GATACTGGCCTTCCTACAACATCCCTTTCCATAAAGTGATCTACAATATGAGTGGATATGCAGAATATGTTCAAAAGTATGGCTTGGACTTTTCTTATGAAATGGCCCCCAGAGCAAAAATCTTTCGACGGGACCAAGGGAAAGTGACTGATATGGAGGCCATGAAGTACATCATGAGATACAATA ATTATAAGAAAGATCCATATGCAAGACACAATCCCTGCAATACCATTTGCTGTCGGGAAGACTTAAACCACAAGCATCCAGTTCCAGCTGGATGCTATGACTCTAAG GTAGCAGATATCAGTATGGCTGCAAAGTTTACAGCCTATGCCATCAGTGGCCCACCTGTGGAAGAAGGCCTGCCTGTCTTCAGCTGGATTCATTTCAACCAGACGAAGCACCAGGGTCTGCCAGATTCATATAACTTTGAATTCATCACTATGAAGCCAATGCTGTGA